From Candidatus Methylacidiphilales bacterium:
AATCTGCGGCATTACGAACAAGCTGGACGCTTTCGCGGCGGTGGATTTGGGCGCGGATGCGCTGGGCTTTATTATTTATGAAAAGAGCAAACGCTATATCGAGCCTGACAAAGCGATTGAACTGGCGAGGCAACTGCCGCCGTTTGTCCAGCGTGTGGCGGTGACGGTCGATATGGCGCCGCGCACCATATTGGATCTGGATGCGGAG
This genomic window contains:
- a CDS encoding phosphoribosylanthranilate isomerase, yielding MKIKICGITNKLDAFAAVDLGADALGFIIYEKSKRYIEPDKAIELARQLPPFVQRVAVTVDMAPRTILDLDAERAFDAWQLHGAEKPQYCEKLKPLRLIKALGFPLIPGVKPDAYDVDAF